In the Candidatus Omnitrophota bacterium genome, one interval contains:
- the rfaD gene encoding ADP-glyceromanno-heptose 6-epimerase, translated as MRVVVTGGAGFIGSNIVKILEENNAKVIVLDNFSHANYKNLIDLNAEIICGDISDELIYKKLPKVDAVIHEAAITDTTLADDTKMMTVNFNGSKNVLNFCLQNKIPLVYASSAGVYGETKSIAREDQRLTPHNIYGYSKYIFDCHVLKLLKEGKTSSIVGLRYFNVYGPGEYHKGSAASMTYQLYLQMKQGKRPRVFKHGEQQRDFIYVKDVAQITVKALESKISAILNVGTGIPRSFNDIIKSLNTTLKTDLKPDYFDNPYGDKYQNFTQAETSLLKKTLNIETQFSLEEGIDDYIKNYLNNT; from the coding sequence ATGCGAGTAGTTGTTACCGGCGGAGCCGGATTTATTGGTTCAAACATTGTCAAGATATTGGAAGAGAATAATGCTAAGGTAATTGTTCTTGATAATTTTTCTCATGCAAACTACAAGAATCTTATCGATTTAAATGCTGAGATTATTTGTGGGGATATCAGCGATGAGTTAATTTATAAAAAGTTGCCAAAGGTAGATGCTGTTATCCATGAAGCAGCCATTACCGACACAACCCTAGCTGACGATACTAAGATGATGACGGTAAACTTTAATGGCTCGAAGAATGTTTTAAATTTCTGTCTGCAAAATAAGATACCTTTAGTTTATGCTTCAAGTGCTGGAGTTTATGGAGAGACTAAATCAATCGCCAGAGAAGATCAGAGGTTAACCCCACACAATATTTACGGATATTCTAAATATATTTTTGATTGTCATGTTTTAAAATTATTAAAAGAAGGTAAGACTTCATCGATCGTAGGCTTGCGTTATTTTAATGTCTATGGACCCGGGGAGTACCATAAAGGTTCGGCGGCAAGTATGACCTATCAGCTTTATCTGCAAATGAAACAAGGTAAGCGTCCGCGAGTTTTTAAGCATGGCGAACAACAGAGAGATTTTATATATGTAAAGGATGTTGCCCAGATAACAGTAAAAGCCTTAGAGTCGAAAATCAGTGCAATTTTAAATGTAGGTACAGGTATTCCGCGCAGCTTTAATGATATCATTAAAAGTTTGAATACAACCCTTAAAACAGATCTAAAACCAGACTATTTTGACAATCCTTATGGGGATAAATATCAAAACTTTACTCAAGCTGAAACGAGTCTTTTAAAAAAGACCCTAAATATTGAAACTCAGTTTTCCTTGGAAGAGGGAATTGACGATTATATAAAAAATTATCTAAATAATACTTGA
- the cysE gene encoding serine O-acetyltransferase → MKLSKRIREDIKTVFREDPAARSTLEVLLCYPGLHAIWVHRISHWLWVKELNTLARLLSHMARFLTGIEIHPGAKIGRRFFIDHGMGVVVGETSEIGNDVLLYQGVVLGGVSHEKAKRHPTLSDKAVIGAGAILLGPINIGKGARVGAGSVVISDVPENATAVGVPGRVVLPKASKKVSGVELDHNKLPDPVIEVLHRLEKRIEELEDKCREKCE, encoded by the coding sequence ATGAAGTTAAGTAAAAGAATAAGAGAAGACATCAAGACTGTTTTTCGTGAGGATCCGGCTGCCCGCAGCACCCTGGAGGTATTGTTGTGCTATCCGGGTTTGCATGCAATATGGGTGCATCGGATTTCCCACTGGCTATGGGTAAAGGAGCTCAATACCTTAGCTCGTTTATTATCTCATATGGCTCGGTTTTTAACTGGAATCGAAATCCATCCTGGTGCGAAGATTGGAAGACGTTTTTTTATCGATCATGGCATGGGGGTGGTAGTCGGTGAAACCTCAGAAATCGGCAATGATGTTTTACTTTATCAAGGAGTAGTTTTAGGCGGAGTATCTCATGAAAAAGCTAAGCGGCATCCAACCTTAAGTGATAAGGCAGTTATTGGCGCCGGAGCAATACTTTTAGGTCCGATCAATATTGGTAAAGGCGCTCGGGTTGGTGCTGGCTCAGTAGTTATCAGCGACGTTCCCGAAAATGCTACTGCAGTCGGGGTTCCGGGAAGAGTAGTTTTGCCTAAAGCTAGCAAGAAGGTTAGCGGTGTTGAACTTGATCATAATAAACTTCCTGATCCGGTAATTGAGGTTTTACACCGGCTTGAGAAGCGAATCGAAGAATTGGAAGATAAGTGTAGGGAAAAATGCGAGTAG